The Naumovozyma dairenensis CBS 421 chromosome 2, complete genome genome segment ttgtaaagtGTATGTACTTGAGGTACGATGAGCAGGTTTCTTGTCGTATGGTCTCATGATGTggtttttcttcttccaatGTAACATGGCTCTTGAATCGATGATTTTGgataatatttggaattgaGTAATTAAAGTCTTGTGTTTCATGACTACACCAGATAATCTTCCTAGGGGAGTTCTTGTGAATTCAATGTAAGAAATGTTCGGTATATCGTATACTGGAGATGATTTCTTGGCTTTAGAGTATGTACCCAAATCATCTGTCTTTAAGAAGTTGATTTGTTGGAAAAAGTCATTCTTGATTAGTTTtattttggtattattttggGTGGAATGTAAATTATCTAGTTGTTTGTAACATTCGTTTGAGATTAGGATAAATTTTGAGTTTGtcaatttgataatttcaatgatttctCCTAGGGAATAAGTTTCAAAAGAGATTGGTACTGCCACCATACCAGCAATGAAGCAACCTAATATTGCGACTGCAAATTCTAtgatttcatctttattatacCATAAAAGAATCTTGTCCATCTtgtataatttatttttggagttatttaattcattagcAACTTTTTCAGCTCTTAGATATAATTTATCCCAAGAGATAAATGTTTCTTTCCCTTTGGAGttcaatgaaatcattGCATTTTcatcgttattattttcgAATCTACCACGTAATATGACTGGTAATGAACCGAAACTTGCCACAGgatttgttttattattactatttgGAGTGTTTGCATTAGGCATggattcattttcattttctataGGTCTTGGCAATAATGGGAACATTGGATcatatatcttttttttcgaTGAACAGGAAGAATCCACTGGATGCGAAGAGTTAGAATGTGACGAAGATAAAGAAGGAGATGTTGTATGAGAGGAAGAGTTAAAGGGTAATGACAATTGGAAAGTGgatgattttcttttatgtCTCCTACTTGAATTTGAACTCATTGTAGTGACACgatatattgatttttgCATATCTGATATGCTATCTCTTGTATTTATTGGAGGAGAATATATGGCACTCGATAGATCATTCAGACTGTTATTGTTCTGAGTTGCGACAGAGATATTGGTATTTTTAATGTAAAGGCTTTGGTTTCTACCTGGGAGGTAGATGGTatctttcttgtttttattgttgttgttgttacCATTAGCCGGTGACATTCTCAAAGTAGATGAAGACTTTATTGTACTGTTACGACCATTTTTCGACTGATACTGATACGCAGTTTTCCTTATACCGTATTGCTCTAATATTTGTAATCTTTTAGTTTCATATCCCTTTCTGGTCAAATTTTCCTCTTTATAATCTTGGATCAACTCATTTAATCTATTTTGCAATTCTATTGGTAAGTTTGCCGGTATTGAAAAGTCCATGGTACGATGAAAGGAAGATGTTTATGGTATGTGTATGGACGAtatacacatatatatgCCTGGGTATCGTTGAAACCTCTTCTTTGACTCTATTTCACGTATAGTAATGTGTAATCTTTGATGAAACGTGTAAGCTCATCACCATCAACCTGTCTGTTCATTCTAGAAGTGACAATTNNNNNNNNNNNNNNNNNNNNNNNNNNNNGCCATATATGTACGTATGTCAAAGGTCTACAGTTTTTCCTATaataagtatatatatatatatagatatatataatatgtaCCCTCAGGACCTTCTGCGGGTCACTTCCCATTGAGTCCCATGCGGTGTCTGGGTGTCGGAGTACAGGCCTCTTGCGTTGTCAATGAACTATATACGGacgtatgtatgtatgtatgtatgtatgtactCCATCGTGATGTTTGTTGGTAACCATTAGGATACTGTTTGTATGCTAAGGCATAGCGTACACCTTCTCGTATATCTGCCAAGCAAAGTGTGCTTGTAACACTGGTAACACTTGTAACACAGCTCCAATAAGGTTGCCCATTCTTTCCCTTGTATATCTATATGTTACCTTTATCCTGGACAGTGTACACTGTTTACTTACTTCTGTAGTCCATATGAACCCTCATTATCTACTATCTACAAAGACCGATTAACGTGGAAGCTTATTTATACCCGAACGTAAAtcaaaacaacaataagTAGCTAACCTAAACAGTAAAGGAACATACAAATAACACACACTCATACGAATTGAATCGTCCCTTTCCAAACAATACAATAGTCAAGgcagaaaataaaatcaaagCTGGAAACTGACTATACCGATACAAACGCAATAGGTAAGGTATTACATAACACACTAGACATATAGTATTATTTCGCGAAATTCTTTCCAGATTACTTAAGCATTAACCATTAACATAAGAATAACAAGACATACTACCACCACCAAGCAGACAAACCAAACAAACAAACCGCTGATGAAATGGGTAACTCAATATCGAAAACTTTAGGGAGACTATTCGGATCCCGTGAaatgaagattttaatGTTAGGCTTAGATAACGCAGGGAAGACCACCATACtttataaattgaaattaaacaaGATAAAAACTTCCACACCGACAGTGGGGTTCAATGTGGAAACtgttaaatataaaaatgtGAAATTTAATATGTGGGATGTAGGTGGTCAAGCAAGATTAAGACCTCTTTGGAGACATTATTTCCCAGCAACTACTGCCCTAATCTTTGTTATAgattcaaatgatgatgataggTTGATTGAAGCTAAAGAGGAACTGTATAGTATTATTAGTGAGAAGGAAATGGAAGATGTGGTATTGTTAGTCTGGGCAAATAAACAGGATTTAAAAAATGCGAAGAAACCGCAAGAAATTTCTGAATTCTTAGAATTGGAtagaaatttaaaaaatcaacaatGGTGTGTTATTGGAAGTAATGCATTGACTGGACAAGGTTTAGTAGAGGGATTATCATGGATatcaaataataccaataataagTAATAACAAACCTGTTCTAAATCCTCTTCTCCTTCTAGCATAATCCTATGCTGCTGTCTACATGAATTGATTCAGCTACTTTCAAATTTGCATAcctatatatatctttattttctttcttttcgaATCATAAAAGTTCACAATTGATTGAACGATTATAGTATTGCTATTAATGACtatattactattataCAAGAGGAAGACTTCGTtctaaatatattataatgtttattttgaaacaagTTCAACGGAACCATCTTCATTACCAAAGTAAACCTTAGCGGCATTATCAATGAATAACCCTGTTTCAATGACACCAACTAATAgtttaatatctttatgTAATTGTTTTGGATCCTCGATGGTTCCAAAATCAgcatcaataataaaattattattatcagtaACAACTGGTCCGGCTTTACCACCTTTACATTCTCTCAATACAGCCTTCTTTGCAcctaatttattttctaaatctttACAAACAGAAACATAAGCAGATGGAACAACTTCAATTGGTACACCTTGAACCCAATTAGTTCCTAGATATTTTGGAGATTTTTTCCTATAATCAGCaacaataatgaatttcttAGCATTGGAACTGACCAATTTTTCTTGGAACAAACAACCTCCACCACCTTTAATCAACTGTAAATTATAATCCACTTCATCAGCACCATCAAATGCAATATCTAATTGAGAATATAATTCCATATTACTCAATTGTAATCCATTATCTAagattaatttttttgattggAATCCAGTTGGTATACAAATGAATTGAGAAACCTTAGAGgcatatttttcatcttttaaatattgtCCTAACCTTTCCGCAACATAAACAACAGTACTACCACTACCTATACCGATTATTTTAtgattttcaaaatcaatattCTCATCAATTGCACGGTATGCTGCCTTTCTCTTGGcttcttctaattgatCTGACAATCTTGGTAATTGTGAAATTTCTGGAACCATAGTCTTCTTAATTTTCTGGTGGATTTTTCTATTCTAACTACGATatacaaaatgaaaaacacAGAGCTATATGTATATCAGCTTCTCTTTAGCTATTTATGTGCCTAAGTGGATGCGGAAGTCTGGTCGCTGTTATAAtcttatataaaatattacgtaaagtgaaaaaatattatcccCGCTAGgaaaacaattgaaaacattGACTAATATAAGAAAAGGGTTAGTTTATACAGCTAACAATAAACTATTCTGTTTCTTGGGGGGCAGCTCAAGAAGAGTGAGTTGGATTGAATGCCAAAAGGAGATGAGGATCTGTCCCctttatatatctttaacttctaaataattttttattcgTTGATGGGAGAAAAAATTGGCGGGGATTGGACAGATTTAAGGTGAGATgcgatgagatgagatCAGATGAAATTTGTCCATTTGGCTCACTTCCTCTTGTTTGCTCTTCTTCCTGGTAAATTGAATGGCCCGACAGTGACAAACACAAACGGTAAGTATTTTTTGACCCCGCTTCggcattattttttattttcccgtataataatatgtgACCGTTCAAAACCCATACCTATGTAATctctatttattttttctttgtttttggaaataaatAGTTGGTAGATTTCACCTTTCCCACCACCTCGGGTCCACCTTCTTCCAAGCGCTCTCACAAAGACTATTACACAGGATGCTCAGCCCAGTAGCGCAGGTTCCGGTCCTTCTAAATCCGATTGCCCGGTACTGGAAAGATCTCCAGTTTCTGTGAAATTTAGTAGTAGGGTTCTGGCTACAGGCGAGACGTTAGCCCAGACGCCTCTAAGTCTTGAAATCTCGAACATCACTAATTGAATATCGACAAAATAGAGACACTCGGTATTGTTCACTGTTTCGTACAGGGCCCTACGCCAGCTTCTCTATGCTAACCGCCCAATACCATACGTAGTAAACAATCTATAATGTCAATTTGTTAGTAATGCGTACGTCTCTCTCTCTATATAGCGACTTTTATTGATTAATGAATcttgaaattaaaagaaggTTTGGAAAAGATACATTAATTTTAAAGGtgaaaaataagaaaaaatccCATCCGTCATAATGTCTACCAAGATTTTGTCTCAAGCACCAAGTGAACTAGAATTACAAGTTGCTCAAGCTTTCATTGATATGGAAAATGCTTCTCCAGAAATGAAAGCTGAATTGAGACCTTTACAATTCAAATCCGTCAGAGAAGTATGCATATTTTTACTATCCACCTCGTACTGCCCAATATCCTATcgttattatcaaaaaatatcttcACAGTCGCCGTCATTACGAAAAGAATTTAGGATCCAAAAACCTTGATACAACTATGGAATGcttcaagaaaatgatataaCCTAATATACAAGAATGGCTACACAGGATACCGAATGTAAAAATAACATTGTTTCTAACGCATGTGATACCAGCCGAATACAAGTACATCTAAAAGGCCACCTCCTAGTATAAATTCGATTTAATGTATAACgttttttcaaaatatctcATTGTCTCAATACAACAAACGAACGATGTTTTGAAAACAAttaaagaacaaataaCAATGTCATGAGCTTGAACGATAGGTATAGGCCTTTTTCCTAACGAAATTATTTACTAACAAGAATTAACCCTTcaatgttttcatttttttcattcttataGATCGATGTTGCTGGTGGTAAGAAGGCTTTAGCTGTCTTCGTTCCAGTCCCATCTTTGGCTGCCTACCACAAGGTTCAAACCAAATTGACCCGtgaattggaaaagaaatttccaGACCGTCATGTAATCTTCTTGGCTGAAAGAAGAATCTTACCAAAGCCAGGTAGAACTTCCAGACAAACTCAAAAGAGACCAAGATCAAGAACTTTGACTTCTGTTCATGACAAAATCTTGGAAGATATGGTTTTCCCAACTGAAATTGTCGGTAAGAGAGTTAGATACTTAGTCGGTGGTAACAAGATCCAAAAGGTTTTGTTGTCTGCTAAGGATGTTCAACAAATCGATTACAAATTGGAATCTTTCCAAGCTGTTTACAACAAATTGACTGGTAAGCAAATTGTTTTCGAAATCCCAACTGAAACTCATTAAATAGACATCTTTTAACCCCGTTTTTCAAtctcttcttctacttTCTAATCGCACATagacaaaagaaaaatttaattattattttaacTCTAccattttttaataataacatataatataacataataaatacaataaaaaatcataAAACGTTAATACATACGGtgtctttctttctttttatcaTATTGATTAAATACTAGTTCATAtaaaattctttttttcgAAGACACAAATCTATAAAATCATACTATAATGCCCTCCAACTTTCTGAACTTTATCAATCTATCCATCTACCTATCTGCTCTCTTGACAAAGTTTTCATACCTTGCACTTTTATTCAAAACCGCTGCTCCTCTTGTAGTAAAAGTTATAGGATTTAAATCAGGACCTATACTACTTTTATCATACTTATCATCACCATTAACTTTATCATCCAATTTTGTTATGGGAATCTCAAAATATCTAAAACTACCCACCGTACCTTCATAATTTTCCTCTTTCTCATTAATATCCGTTACTTTCAATTCAGTCACTTTCGCTGGTTCGAAAGAACGTAAATGAACGTCGTCATCTTGTTTCTTATCTGTCACATGGACATGATCCTCCTTTGGTGAAAGTGTCTGCTTCCGTAGtacaaaataattaaagatgaaaacCATCCCACCAAAAAATAACGCATATTTAATCAAAATGAGTACGTTGATTAAGATCTCTCCAATTAATTGTTGTAAAATgggtaataataatgaccCTAATATCGTAATGAAAGTACCCAATACGAATGATGGTACGTCGATTTTTAGTCCTTGAAATGTTATAACTGAATCCATCTTGGGattatgtatatatatttctccACATTCAGATTTATAATCCTAATGCTATATGTTGATTATGTTCTCTGCATGTATGGTTGGAGTTGGTCTACCTTGCCTCACTTTAATTCgagattttgatttttttattcaGATCGGgaaatttcaagaattcGAGAGCCCATGAAATATGAAGGTGAAAAGAGGATCAAGAACATGATAAAGAGACAGTGCTAGTTAATTAcataaataaaaagagCAATATATTAGGATGTAAACAgaatacaatatatattagtTTAAAGAATAGAAATCTATATATcttgtaaataaaatatttaattatagctttttaatttttctcttttctcGTATCATCTACGCTGTCTCATTCTGGCTAATTTTCTTTGTGGGAATGGCGCACTACTCTGTGTATTTGGAGCTCCACTATTAAAAATGGAACTCGGCAGTGCCGTTGTATTACCAGCTACAAAATGTAAATTGGCAGTGGTTGATGGGTTAAAAGTTGATTGTGATTGTGGTTGATTTGTTAATTGGTTCGCAGCATTACCTCCAAATGGATTTTGTTGagataaatttgaattgaataCCGATGACCCCATCATGTTTGGCCTTGTACCAAATCCAGCATTTTGATTCATGGAGAATCCGGAAGGTTGCATGTTACCAAACATTCCTGATGATGAAGCAGATGCAGAAGATGGCGGTATCTTTGCCCCCGTGGTGGGATTTTGTAAAGGATTTGTGTTACCGAAGAC includes the following:
- the ARF3 gene encoding Arf family GTPase ARF3 (similar to Saccharomyces cerevisiae ARF3 (YOR094W); ancestral locus Anc_2.190); translated protein: MGNSISKTLGRLFGSREMKILMLGLDNAGKTTILYKLKLNKIKTSTPTVGFNVETVKYKNVKFNMWDVGGQARLRPLWRHYFPATTALIFVIDSNDDDRLIEAKEELYSIISEKEMEDVVLLVWANKQDLKNAKKPQEISEFLELDRNLKNQQWCVIGSNALTGQGLVEGLSWISNNTNNK
- the RKI1 gene encoding ribose-5-phosphate isomerase RKI1 (similar to Saccharomyces cerevisiae RKI1 (YOR095C); ancestral locus Anc_2.189); this encodes MVPEISQLPRLSDQLEEAKRKAAYRAIDENIDFENHKIIGIGSGSTVVYVAERLGQYLKDEKYASKVSQFICIPTGFQSKKLILDNGLQLSNMELYSQLDIAFDGADEVDYNLQLIKGGGGCLFQEKLVSSNAKKFIIVADYRKKSPKYLGTNWVQGVPIEVVPSAYVSVCKDLENKLGAKKAVLRECKGGKAGPVVTDNNNFIIDADFGTIEDPKQLHKDIKLLVGVIETGLFIDNAAKVYFGNEDGSVELVSK
- the RPS7A gene encoding 40S ribosomal eS7 domain-containing protein (similar to Saccharomyces cerevisiae RPS7B (YNL096C) and RPS7A (YOR096W); ancestral locus Anc_2.188) codes for the protein MVFPTEIVGKRVRYLVGGNKIQKVLLSAKDVQQIDYKLESFQAVYNKLTGKQIVFEIPTETH
- the NDAI0B04140 gene encoding uncharacterized protein (similar to Saccharomyces cerevisiae YOR097C; ancestral locus Anc_2.187), which translates into the protein MDSVITFQGLKIDVPSFVLGTFITILGSLLLPILQQLIGEILINVLILIKYALFFGGMVFIFNYFVLRKQTLSPKEDHVHVTDKKQDDDVHLRSFEPAKVTELKVTDINEKEENYEGTVGSFRYFEIPITKLDDKVNGDDKYDKSSIGPDLNPITFTTRGAAVLNKSARYENFVKRADR